In Lautropia mirabilis, one DNA window encodes the following:
- the metG gene encoding methionine--tRNA ligase: MPAATGQHPERLFITTALPYANGSFHIGHIMEYIQADIWVRFQRMLGKDVLFVGADDAHGAPIMLKAQAEGITPEELVARIAAERPYYLNGYHISFDHWHSTHSPENTALSQEIYRRLKAAGLVATRTIEQFFDPVKEMFLPDRYIKGECPNCHAKDQYGDACEVCSKVYAPTDLINPYSTLTGSTPVIRSSEHYFFSLSDPRCRQFLHDWLAQGRLQPEVANKAREWLGSDATDGEAAEGEGAGNPLADWDISRDEPYFGIPIPDAPGKYFYVWLDAPVGYLASLKALCEKRGLDFDAFIDPQAGQDPQRPYRQVHFIGKDIIYFHTLFWPAMLKFAGMHTPDNIFVHGFLTISGEKMSKSRGTGLSPKKYLELGMNPEWLRYYLAAKLNSRVEDVDFNAEDFVARVNSDLVGKLVNIASRSAGFILKRFDGRLAAASPATLAAFAESWPGADTLAELYEQRDYAKAMRAIMALADRVNQFVDAEKPWELAKDPAQTAKLHEVCSDALRGFAQLIALLAPVLPDTAARAAAFLNLPQPFTWAMVNEPLPAGHTIQPFQHLMQRVDPKQLDALFGLAAEAAAGAKAEGAPAKGGKDGKEKGNKDKAAGKAAASAAEGQPTEITIDDFLRPDLRVARIISAEKVEGSTKLLRLMLDVGEERPRQVFSGISAFYDPAQLPGRLTVMVANLKPRKMKFGLSEGMVLAASGATDDEGVFLLSPDSGAKAGMKVS, translated from the coding sequence ATGCCTGCCGCCACCGGCCAGCATCCCGAGCGTCTGTTCATCACCACCGCCCTGCCCTACGCCAACGGATCGTTCCACATCGGCCACATCATGGAGTACATCCAGGCCGACATCTGGGTGCGCTTCCAGCGCATGCTGGGCAAGGACGTGCTGTTCGTGGGGGCCGACGATGCCCACGGCGCACCGATCATGCTGAAGGCCCAGGCCGAGGGCATCACGCCCGAAGAACTGGTGGCACGCATCGCCGCCGAGCGGCCGTACTACCTGAACGGCTATCACATCAGCTTCGACCACTGGCACTCCACCCATTCGCCCGAGAACACGGCGCTGTCGCAGGAGATCTACCGGCGGCTGAAGGCGGCGGGCCTGGTGGCCACGCGCACCATCGAGCAGTTCTTCGATCCGGTGAAGGAAATGTTCCTGCCGGACCGCTACATCAAGGGCGAGTGTCCCAACTGCCACGCCAAGGACCAGTACGGCGACGCCTGCGAGGTCTGCAGCAAGGTCTACGCCCCCACTGACCTCATCAACCCCTATTCCACGCTGACCGGCAGCACGCCGGTCATCCGCAGCTCCGAGCACTACTTCTTCAGCCTCTCCGATCCGCGCTGCCGCCAGTTCCTGCACGACTGGCTGGCGCAGGGCCGGCTGCAGCCCGAGGTGGCCAACAAGGCGCGCGAATGGCTGGGCAGCGATGCAACCGATGGGGAAGCGGCCGAGGGCGAAGGCGCCGGCAACCCGCTGGCCGACTGGGACATCTCGCGCGATGAACCCTACTTCGGCATTCCCATCCCGGATGCGCCGGGCAAGTATTTCTACGTGTGGCTGGACGCCCCGGTGGGCTACCTGGCCTCGCTGAAGGCGCTGTGCGAGAAGCGCGGCCTGGATTTCGATGCCTTCATCGACCCGCAGGCCGGTCAGGATCCGCAGCGGCCATACCGGCAGGTGCATTTCATCGGCAAGGACATCATCTACTTCCACACGCTGTTCTGGCCGGCCATGCTGAAGTTTGCCGGCATGCACACGCCCGACAACATCTTCGTGCACGGATTCCTCACCATCTCCGGCGAAAAGATGTCCAAGTCGCGCGGAACGGGCCTGTCGCCGAAGAAGTACCTGGAGCTGGGCATGAACCCGGAATGGCTGCGCTACTACCTGGCGGCCAAGCTCAACAGCCGGGTCGAGGACGTGGACTTCAACGCCGAGGACTTCGTGGCCCGGGTCAATAGCGACCTGGTGGGCAAGCTGGTCAACATCGCCAGCCGCTCGGCCGGCTTCATCCTGAAGCGCTTCGATGGCCGGCTGGCAGCGGCCTCGCCGGCCACGCTGGCCGCCTTTGCCGAAAGCTGGCCGGGCGCTGACACCCTGGCCGAGCTGTACGAGCAGCGCGACTACGCCAAGGCGATGCGCGCCATCATGGCGCTGGCCGACCGGGTGAACCAGTTCGTCGATGCCGAGAAGCCCTGGGAACTGGCCAAGGATCCGGCGCAGACCGCCAAGCTCCATGAGGTCTGCTCCGACGCACTGCGCGGCTTTGCGCAGCTCATCGCGCTGCTGGCGCCGGTGCTGCCCGACACGGCCGCCCGTGCTGCCGCCTTCCTGAACCTGCCGCAGCCCTTCACGTGGGCGATGGTGAACGAGCCGTTGCCGGCCGGCCACACCATCCAGCCCTTCCAGCACCTGATGCAGCGGGTGGATCCGAAGCAGCTGGATGCCCTGTTCGGACTGGCAGCCGAGGCGGCCGCCGGCGCCAAGGCCGAGGGCGCCCCGGCCAAGGGTGGCAAGGACGGAAAAGAGAAAGGCAACAAGGACAAGGCCGCCGGAAAGGCCGCTGCCAGTGCTGCCGAGGGCCAGCCCACCGAGATCACCATCGACGACTTCCTGCGGCCCGACCTGCGGGTGGCCCGGATCATCTCCGCCGAGAAGGTGGAGGGATCGACCAAGCTGCTGCGGCTGATGCTGGACGTCGGCGAAGAGCGGCCCCGTCAGGTGTTCTCCGGCATTTCGGCCTTCTATGATCCGGCGCAGCTGCCGGGACGGCTGACCGTGATGGTGGCCAACCTGAAGCCGCGCAAGATGAAGTTCGGCCTCTCGGAAGGCATGGTGCTGGCGGCGTCCGGGGCCACCGACGATGAGGGCGTCTTCCTGCTCTCGCCCGACAGCGGTGCCAAGGCGGGCATGAAAGTATCCTGA